The genome window GGATCACTAAGTTTTTCCCCTAATTCTATATAGCTTTTTTCAACACTTTTAATTTTTTCTAACATATCTTTCATGGCTTAACTCCAGTATTCCAGATGGTTTAATTAGCCTTTGCAGCATACCTGCCACAGCTTCGTATTTCATCACAATGTCCATTAACTTCACATTTTGGTACGAGATATTCACTTAACCAGGGATCTTTCTCTATTGCCAGCTCACACATTTTCTTAACGAGTTTTCTAATTTCGTGCTGTGCATTTGTACAAAGTCTCAGGTTTGCAAGATGAATCATCTCCCTTAAATTAAGACTTGCAATAAGAGAACTTGTTGCACCATTCGGCAAAATGAATCTGGCATCTTCTGCAGGAATTCCTTTTTCTATTAATTTAGCATAGAAATCAGAAGTTTTTCCCATAAAATCATTATATTCTGCAATTAACTCAGGATCTTTAATGGTTGGGGGAACTACATATTCAAATTGTCCTTTTTCTGTCACGTATCTTTGTGATTTTTGCGAGAAGGACATATGACGATGCCTTACTAATTGATGCGTACAAGCTCTACTAACCCCGCTAATAGAATAAACATACTGACAATGTTCGATTGTACTATGATGACCAGATGCTAAA of Candidatus Melainabacteria bacterium RIFOXYA2_FULL_32_9 contains these proteins:
- a CDS encoding thymidylate synthase, flavin-dependent, which gives rise to MTNNKEFPIVNLISTPENTLKTIYTACRTCYSADYPINIWDNAPNEEKMLNLVKKVLASGHHSTIEHCQYVYSISGVSRACTHQLVRHRHMSFSQKSQRYVTEKGQFEYVVPPTIKDPELIAEYNDFMGKTSDFYAKLIEKGIPAEDARFILPNGATSSLIASLNLREMIHLANLRLCTNAQHEIRKLVKKMCELAIEKDPWLSEYLVPKCEVNGHCDEIRSCGRYAAKAN